In the genome of Microbacterium endophyticum, one region contains:
- a CDS encoding FABP family protein — protein MIDLPTDLPAELVPLSWLIGVWEGSGVIDYEADGIHFAGEFAHRVSFSHDGGAYLNYSASAWLIGEDGEQRPLLAEMGYWRLARDAAASDPGPALLPASAPAVVRTADDVEKLRTPEGGFGIEVSLVRADGVCELYIGQATGPRIDIATDAVVRTAGAKPYAAATRMYGLVDSHLLWAWDIAALGSGLASHASARLAKAD, from the coding sequence GTGATCGATCTACCCACGGATCTACCTGCCGAACTCGTTCCCCTCTCCTGGCTCATCGGAGTCTGGGAAGGGAGCGGCGTCATCGACTACGAAGCCGACGGCATCCACTTTGCGGGCGAATTCGCCCACCGCGTGAGTTTCAGCCACGATGGTGGCGCGTACCTCAACTATTCGGCTTCGGCATGGCTGATTGGCGAGGACGGCGAACAACGTCCCCTTCTCGCCGAGATGGGCTATTGGCGGCTCGCGCGTGATGCCGCGGCATCCGATCCAGGGCCGGCTCTTCTTCCCGCGAGTGCACCCGCTGTCGTGCGTACCGCGGACGACGTCGAGAAACTACGAACGCCCGAAGGTGGCTTTGGTATCGAAGTTTCTCTTGTCCGCGCGGACGGCGTCTGCGAGCTCTACATCGGCCAGGCCACTGGGCCGCGGATCGACATTGCGACGGATGCGGTTGTCCGCACTGCGGGAGCGAAGCCATATGCGGCAGCGACCCGAATGTACGGACTCGTCGACTCGCATTTGTTGTGGGCATGGGACATCGCAGCACTCGGATCCGGACTCGCATCGCACGCGTCAGCTCGACTCGCGAAGGCGGACTAA